A window from Spirochaetota bacterium encodes these proteins:
- a CDS encoding DUF3820 family protein, with protein sequence MNPEVLLKLVTMRMPFGKYKDCILCDLPEPYVTWFQQKGFPRGELGMLLATLYEIKLNGLEHLLKPLRKKFF encoded by the coding sequence ATGAATCCAGAGGTCCTGTTAAAGCTGGTGACGATGCGGATGCCCTTCGGCAAGTACAAGGATTGTATACTCTGCGACCTGCCGGAGCCTTACGTGACCTGGTTTCAGCAGAAAGGGTTTCCCCGGGGCGAGCTGGGGATGCTCCTGGCCACGCTCTACGAGATCAAGCTCAACGGGCTGGAGCATCTGTTGAAGCCGCTGAGGAAAAAATTCTTTTAA
- a CDS encoding class I SAM-dependent methyltransferase codes for MAKKRYPVPFDVNHFRKKAERGERYSAAEAFEYIYRANHWAGKDSVSGEGSDPRQTAEIGKELIAIVKEFDVRVLLDLPCGDFGWMSALDLPVDSYIGGDIVGELIEKNRGKFGDARRTFLVLDLIRDPLPAADLLFCRDCFVHLSFDDIMKSLANIRKSSIKYLLTTTFPECDANEDILTGDWRIINLEKPPFNFPEPIWLINEKCTEGEGTYGDKSLGLWEVALLRLE; via the coding sequence ATGGCCAAAAAGAGATATCCGGTCCCCTTCGATGTAAATCATTTCAGAAAAAAGGCCGAACGGGGAGAACGGTATTCGGCGGCGGAAGCCTTTGAATATATCTACCGCGCCAACCACTGGGCTGGAAAGGATTCCGTATCCGGCGAGGGATCGGATCCGCGTCAAACGGCGGAAATCGGAAAAGAGCTGATTGCTATCGTGAAGGAATTCGATGTCCGCGTTCTCCTTGACCTTCCCTGCGGCGATTTCGGCTGGATGAGCGCCCTGGATCTGCCGGTGGACTCCTATATCGGCGGTGACATCGTCGGGGAGCTTATAGAAAAGAACAGAGGGAAGTTCGGGGATGCCAGGAGAACATTCCTGGTCCTGGATCTCATACGGGACCCCCTGCCAGCGGCCGATCTCCTCTTCTGCAGGGATTGCTTCGTGCACCTTTCCTTCGACGACATCATGAAATCCCTGGCCAATATCAGAAAATCTTCTATAAAGTATCTCCTCACCACGACCTTCCCCGAGTGCGATGCCAACGAGGATATCCTCACCGGGGACTGGCGCATCATCAACCTGGAGAAACCGCCATTCAATTTCCCGGAACCCATTTGGCTTATCAACGAAAAATGCACCGAGGGGGAGGGCACCTACGGGGACAAGAGCCTGGGTCTCTGGGAGGTTGCATTGCTCCGTCTTGAATGA
- a CDS encoding undecaprenyl-diphosphate phosphatase gives MNEIVKSIILGIVEGITEFLPISSTGHLIIINRFIDFTGPFAKVFDVVIQLGAILSVVVYFWKRLVPFGSHLTPEKRSEIIDLWMKTIVGVIPALVLGAVFAGAIKKYLFNPITVAVALIVGGILLIYLEGRKREATITSVNKLGYKTAFLVGLIQCLAMVPGTSRSAATIIGAMFLGTSRVVAAEFSFFLAIPTMTAASAYSLLKADRMLTGQEWLVLAVGFVVSFIVALAVIAGLMKYISTRDFKPFGYYRIVLGVLVLVYFLLIAG, from the coding sequence ATGAACGAAATAGTAAAATCAATCATACTCGGCATCGTGGAGGGGATCACTGAATTCTTGCCCATATCCTCAACGGGGCACCTGATCATTATTAATAGGTTCATCGACTTTACCGGGCCCTTTGCCAAGGTATTCGACGTGGTCATCCAGCTGGGGGCGATCCTCTCGGTGGTGGTCTATTTCTGGAAGAGGCTGGTTCCCTTCGGAAGCCACCTGACCCCGGAGAAGCGGAGCGAGATCATCGACCTCTGGATGAAGACCATCGTCGGCGTCATCCCGGCCCTGGTCCTGGGCGCGGTTTTCGCCGGCGCCATAAAGAAATACCTTTTCAATCCCATCACGGTGGCCGTGGCGCTGATCGTCGGCGGCATTCTGCTCATCTACCTGGAGGGACGGAAGCGGGAAGCGACCATAACCTCGGTGAATAAACTCGGCTACAAAACGGCATTCCTGGTGGGCCTCATACAGTGCCTGGCCATGGTGCCGGGGACCTCGCGTTCGGCGGCCACCATCATCGGCGCTATGTTCCTGGGCACGTCCAGGGTCGTGGCGGCCGAATTCTCATTCTTCCTCGCCATACCGACGATGACCGCGGCATCGGCTTATTCCCTGCTGAAGGCGGACCGGATGCTGACCGGCCAGGAATGGCTGGTCCTGGCCGTGGGCTTTGTCGTTTCCTTCATCGTGGCCCTGGCCGTCATAGCGGGACTGATGAAGTACATTTCGACCAGGGACTTCAAGCCCTTCGGCTATTACCGGATCGTCCTGGGCGTGCTGGTGCTGGTATATTTTCTCCTGATCGCCGGATAA
- a CDS encoding MotA/TolQ/ExbB proton channel family protein, with the protein MDVLTNNIIVKGGWVMIPIILGSIVALGLTVERGMLLWKIRLDVKRFTDNIFSLLERGHTDLAIEECAKTEHPIGRVLGVGLAHRGEDPVEIERFMEHTGNEEVAHLEKNMHLFLVIVGVEPMMGFLGTIIGLIGAFMAWEVAGASVTVEKLAGGIYQAMITTAGGLSVAIPYYIIYSIYINRINTIAREMNHYGEKLVHILKNISSRKKK; encoded by the coding sequence ATGGATGTTCTTACGAACAATATAATTGTTAAGGGCGGATGGGTCATGATCCCCATCATCCTGGGCTCCATCGTTGCACTGGGCCTGACCGTTGAGCGGGGCATGCTCCTCTGGAAAATCCGTCTTGACGTGAAGAGATTCACCGACAATATCTTTTCCCTCCTCGAGCGGGGCCACACCGACCTTGCCATTGAGGAGTGCGCGAAGACCGAGCATCCCATCGGGAGGGTCCTCGGCGTGGGACTGGCCCACCGCGGGGAGGACCCGGTCGAGATCGAGCGTTTCATGGAGCATACCGGCAACGAGGAGGTGGCGCACCTTGAAAAGAACATGCACCTGTTCCTGGTCATCGTCGGCGTGGAGCCGATGATGGGGTTCCTCGGCACCATTATCGGACTGATCGGCGCCTTCATGGCATGGGAAGTGGCCGGCGCCTCCGTTACCGTGGAAAAGCTCGCCGGCGGCATCTACCAGGCGATGATCACCACTGCCGGCGGCCTTAGCGTGGCCATACCCTATTATATCATCTACAGCATATACATCAACAGGATAAATACCATCGCCCGGGAGATGAACCATTACGGCGAAAAACTGGTGCACATATTAAAGAACATCTCTTCACGGAAGAAAAAATGA
- a CDS encoding biopolymer transporter ExbD, with protein MKIKTNSKQFLTLESVAMTDIVMNMFIFFFITFSLLYTFNPQQESKIKVNLPKGMTITKVKGENPLVVSVTAKNEIYVANNKVTEQMLHKELAKYSTDAKKNGVIVKADKRASVDFFVKVLDAAKQAGLNKVSISIELQKKD; from the coding sequence ATGAAGATAAAGACCAACAGCAAGCAGTTCCTGACCCTGGAATCGGTTGCCATGACCGACATCGTCATGAACATGTTCATTTTCTTTTTCATCACCTTCAGCCTCCTTTACACTTTCAATCCCCAGCAGGAATCGAAGATCAAGGTTAACCTGCCCAAAGGGATGACCATCACGAAGGTTAAAGGCGAAAATCCGCTGGTGGTGTCCGTGACCGCGAAAAACGAGATCTATGTCGCCAACAACAAGGTGACGGAGCAGATGCTTCACAAGGAGCTTGCCAAGTATTCCACGGACGCCAAGAAGAACGGCGTTATCGTCAAGGCAGACAAGCGCGCGTCGGTGGATTTTTTCGTCAAGGTCCTGGACGCGGCCAAGCAGGCCGGCCTGAACAAGGTGAGCATATCCATAGAGCTCCAGAAAAAAGACTGA
- the ispG gene encoding flavodoxin-dependent (E)-4-hydroxy-3-methylbut-2-enyl-diphosphate synthase, with protein MRRRNKTRQVRAGSLAIGGGAPVSIQTMANVPIERIDEAIAQVRALEAAGAELVRVALRSAEAAELLKKLLPAVTVPISADIHFDHRIALAAIDAGVHKVRINPGNIGNQSGVREVVAAARDRGVPIRIGVNSGSVDRRKFPEVTPESLTASAMEHVAILEENNFSDIVVSIKSSDIGQTVAANELFASTRDYPVHVGLTEAGYGLSCVVQSSVAIGHLLMEGIGDTIRVSMTGDPAEEIIVARKILESAGERRAWVRIVACPTCGRTDPSLDILALAKEVDAAVTARFEKTMMEKGRALHVAVMGCEVNGPGEAKDADAGLAGIRDGRLLLFAKGVKVRVVDYRDAVAALVAEIEKIIG; from the coding sequence ATGCGCCGGAGAAACAAAACAAGGCAGGTCAGGGCCGGCTCCCTCGCCATAGGCGGCGGGGCGCCGGTGTCAATACAGACCATGGCCAACGTCCCCATAGAGCGGATCGACGAGGCGATCGCCCAGGTGCGGGCCCTGGAAGCGGCAGGGGCGGAGCTCGTCCGCGTGGCCCTGCGGAGCGCGGAGGCCGCGGAGTTATTGAAGAAGCTCCTCCCGGCCGTGACGGTCCCCATCAGCGCCGACATCCATTTCGACCACCGCATCGCCCTGGCCGCGATCGACGCCGGGGTCCACAAGGTGCGCATCAACCCGGGCAACATCGGCAATCAGTCGGGTGTGCGCGAGGTGGTGGCGGCGGCGCGGGACCGCGGCGTTCCTATCCGCATCGGCGTGAACAGCGGCTCCGTGGACCGGCGAAAATTCCCGGAGGTTACGCCGGAGAGCCTGACGGCCTCCGCCATGGAGCACGTGGCGATCCTGGAGGAGAACAACTTCTCCGACATCGTGGTGTCCATCAAGTCGTCGGACATAGGGCAGACCGTGGCGGCCAACGAGCTCTTCGCGTCGACGCGGGACTACCCGGTCCACGTGGGGCTTACCGAGGCCGGATACGGCCTCTCCTGCGTGGTGCAGAGCTCCGTGGCCATTGGCCATCTCCTCATGGAGGGGATCGGCGACACCATCAGGGTGTCGATGACCGGCGATCCTGCGGAGGAAATCATCGTGGCCCGGAAGATCCTCGAGTCGGCGGGAGAGCGGCGGGCCTGGGTGCGCATCGTGGCGTGCCCCACCTGCGGCCGCACCGATCCCTCCCTCGACATCCTGGCGCTCGCAAAGGAAGTCGACGCGGCGGTGACCGCGCGATTCGAGAAGACCATGATGGAGAAGGGGCGTGCCCTCCACGTGGCTGTCATGGGGTGCGAGGTGAACGGCCCCGGCGAGGCGAAGGACGCCGACGCGGGCCTCGCCGGCATCCGCGACGGGAGGCTCCTCCTCTTCGCGAAGGGCGTCAAGGTGAGGGTGGTTGATTACCGCGACGCGGTGGCGGCGCTGGTTGCGGAGATCGAGAAGATCATCGGGTAA